In Xenopus laevis strain J_2021 chromosome 2S, Xenopus_laevis_v10.1, whole genome shotgun sequence, a genomic segment contains:
- the LOC121400651 gene encoding uncharacterized protein LOC121400651: MGANMAPAYANIFMDNFEKMYIFSNGDYSQYIHHYMRYVDDTFFIWTGSVDKFHEFVNYLNTVHQTIKFTSEVNPLELHFLDVNVQVSGSSFTTTVYTKPTDRNNILKPSSFHPPGLFKGLPRSQFMRVKRITSTAELYNLESTKMVDKFDARGYDRPTLLATQNEVGDIPRVTALTKKPLITASKIQRIPFVTSYDTNSWFFRKVILRHWKVLSTDQKYGHLFKSPPIFSYRRGRNVGELIKRKPPPSKGSRNLLGSQSNGTFPCRNCSHCNAITPGSSVTHPHLGTKHDIKGFFTCDTKDVVYCLKCPCGLTYIGQTSRAIKLRLNEHKSNIRNYRPAPLLPQTSLKSLKNSDVRTERIKPETLLAKHFFMQGHQVSQLRWQVLEKVIFKPGLDKKKCLLQRECYWIWLLESRHPKGLNEEYSMACFL; this comes from the coding sequence atgggtgccaacatggcacctgcctaCGCAAATATCTTCATGGataactttgaaaaaatgtatattttttcaaatggggacTATAGTCAGTATATACATCACTATATGCGCTACGTGGATGACACGTTCTTTATCTGGACTGGCTCGGTGGACAAATTTCATGAATTTGTTAATTATCTTAATACTGTacatcaaacaattaaatttacATCTGAAGTTAACCCTTTAGagttacattttttggatgtaaatgtGCAGGTGAGTGGCTCTTCATTTACTACCACCGTTTATACTAAACCCACTGATCGAAACAATATCCTTAAACCATCAAGTTTCCATCCACCCGGTCTATTTAAAGGTCTGCCACGTAGCCAATTTATGCGGGTTAAACGTATCACGTCCACTGCTGAGCTATATAATCTTGAGTCAACTAAGATGGTAGATAAATTCGATGCGAGGGGTTACGACAGACCAACATTGTTGGCAACACAGAATGAGGTGGGGGATATACCTAGGGTGACTGCTTTAACGAAAAAACCTCTAATAACAGCTAGTAAAATACAGAGAATCCCTTTTGTTACTTCTTATGATACCAATTCTTGGTTTTTTCGTAAGGTGATACTTAGACACTGGAAGGTTTTGAGTACAGACCAGAAGTATGGTCATTTGTTTAAATCTCCCCCCATTTTCTCTTATAGGAGAGGGAGGAATGTTGGTGAATTGATAAAGCGTAAGCCACCTCCTTCAAAAGGTAGTCGTAATCTGCTTGGTTCACAGAGTAATGGTACTTTTCCTTGTAGGAACTGCAGCCATTGCAATGCTATTACCCCTGGCAGCTCTGTGACACATCCTCATTTGGGCACTAAGCATGACATTAAGGGATTTTTTACCTGTGATACGAAGGACGTGGTTTATTGTCTTAAGTGCCCGTGCGGACTGACCTATATTGGTCAGACAAGTCGGGCTATTAAATTGCGACTTAATGAACACAAGTCTAATATTCGTAATTATCGGCCGGCTCCGCTTCTTCCACAAACCTctttaaaaagtcttaaaaattctGATGTCAGGACTGAAAGAATAAAACCTGAGACCttattggcaaaacatttcttCATGCAGGGACATCAAGTATCCCAGCTGAGATGGCAAGTTctagaaaaagtaatttttaaacctggtttggataaaaagaaatgtttgttaCAGAGGGAATGCTATTGGATTTGGCTTCTCGAATCCCGGCACCCTAAAGGTCTTAATGAAGAATATAGTATGGcctgttttttgtaa
- the LOC121400650 gene encoding uncharacterized protein LOC121400650 isoform X2, with the protein MGLTFSLAYRICKSTEDPSRFENFATTCPFPGRCRVSYKVAWNTKSVQPGFDDFNNPAAEQWTEGAAATDSCSVGRVQDQVWSDEQRYITRVREEDRKTTTGATTGQTPQVSQRYTRLRNWGSVYMEGQQTRLPSAVSFLCLYITKVGDTLHRLRGLVARFIPRLCGRFFRAGSPRRPGRTRRGKRKRNIQKIESGSAISQMNSFALDELRDRFFSAHKTLC; encoded by the exons ATGGGCCTTACATTCAGCCTCGCTTACAGAATATGTAAGAGCACAGAGGATCCCTCGAGGTTTGAGAATTTCGCTACAACCTGCCCTTTTCCGGGGCGATGCAGAGTTTCTTACAAAGTGGCGTGGAATACTAAATCGGTGCAGCCTGGATTTGATGACTTTAACAATCCAGCAGCTGAACAATGGACAGAAGGAGCTGCAGCAACAGATTCATGCAGCGTCGGAAGAGTACAAGATCAAGTTTGGAGCGACGAACAACGATACATTACAAGAGTTAGAGAGGAAGATCGAAAAACTACAACAGGAGCTACTACAGGGCAAACTCCGCAAGTTTCGCAGAGATACACGCGACTACGAAACTGGGGAAGTGTATACATGGAAGGACAACAGACGCGCTTACCGTCAGCGGTTTCATTCCTCTGCCTCTACATCACGAAAGTCGGAGACACACTCCACAGACTCAGAGGCCTCGTCGCCCGTTTCATCCCAAGGCTCTGCGGTCGCTTTTTTAGGGCAGGGTCGCCAAGGAGGCCAGGAAGGACAAGGAGGGGCAAGAGGAAGAGGAACATACAGAAAATCGAGAGCGGGTCGGCCATATCGCAG ATGAACAGCTTTGCCTTGGATGAACTCAGGGATAGATTTTTCTCTGCACATAAG ACACTGTGTTAG
- the sowahc.S gene encoding ankyrin repeat domain-containing protein SOWAHC: MTGPSRESVIRFLSEQGGRVPNQNVLGHFRALLNEPPVGESRETLRSRFKDIVNEVATVREEAGVRYVCLRKKYRETGSAAPSPESSVSDHEAASESPGHSSEGGRKDLSTSISVTGAPGGAAQQPQEKEDKSVPGPIKQCPGSPEVFIPSSGRTPRGSRKGVREPVSPQFRRGGGLLRAGKRDSDSSSLHSSSSVSGNEEDESGAAHGQVALDPVEHAWMLSSCRGRWESLRELLSNEPGLITRRDFITGFSCLHWAAKHGQHELLNALLTYARQHRVPININARAAGGYTALHLAAMHGHLDVIKLLIGACDADVNIRDYSGRKAWQYLGPNTTHDVQGLVGALPYGGEEDEEEEEGENMGSGRWRLSRVLPSQLIVHRLSQLPEDQPEGPGGSRTDLYRKGSGLKGKPRLNKIRFRTQIIHNNLSSGDAYEQEDKPLKSPARLRPKSNVFG, from the coding sequence ATGACCGGACCGAGTCGGGAATCAGTTATCCGCTTCCTAAGCGAGCAAGGCGGCCGGGTACCAAATCAGAATGTGCTGGGACACTTCAGGGCGCTGCTGAATGAGCCGCCAGTCGGTGAGTCTCGAGAAACTCTCCGCAGCCGCTTTAAAGATATTGTGAATGAGGTGGCAACCGTGAGAGAAGAGGCCGGGGTGAGATACGTGTGTCTGCGGAAAAAGTACCGAGAGACTGGATCGGCAGCGCCCTCCCCAGAAAGCTCGGTTAGTGACCATGAAGCGGCCAGCGAGTCCCCGGGGCACAGCTCTGAGGGGGGAAGGAAGGACTTGTCCACCAGCATCTCAGTCACCGGAGCCCCCGGTGGAGCCGCTCAGCAGCCGCAGGAGAAAGAGGACAAAAGCGTCCCCGGGCCGATCAAGCAGTGTCCTGGCTCCCCGGAGGTTTTTATTCCCAGCAGCGGTAGGACTCCCAGGGGCAGTCGCAAGGGTGTGCGGGAGCCCGTGTCCCCTCAGTTCCGCAGGGGCGGGGGGCTGCTTCGAGCCGGGAAGCGGGATTCAGACAGCTCGTCCCTGCACAGTTCCTCGTCGGTGTCCGGAAACGAGGAGGATGAGAGCGGCGCGGCGCACGGACAAGTAGCGCTGGACCCTGTGGAGCACGCCTGGATGCTGAGTTCGTGCCGGGGCCGCTGGGAGAGCTTACGGGAGTTGCTGAGCAACGAGCCCGGCCTCATCACCCGACGGGACTTCATCACCGGCTTCTCTTGCCTACACTGGGCCGCCAAGCACGGACAACACGAACTCCTGAACGCTCTCCTCACCTATGCGCGCCAACACCGGGTGCCAATTAATATCAATGCGCGGGCGGCGGGAGGTTACACCGCTCTGCACTTGGCTGCCATGCACGGCCACCTGGACGTCATTAAGCTGCTGATCGGGGCATGTGATGCAGATGTGAATATAAGAGACTACAGTGGCAGGAAAGCGTGGCAGTACCTTGGGCCGAACACTACCCACGATGTACAGGGGCTGGTGGGTGCTCTGCCCTACGGAGGTGAAgaagatgaggaggaggaggaaggagagaATATGGGGTCGGGCCGCTGGCGGCTCTCTAGGGTACTCCCCTCACAACTCATTGTACATCGGCTCTCTCAGCTGCCGGAGGATCAGCCGGAGGGCCCCGGGGGCAGCAGGACAGACCTGTACAGGAAGGGCTCTGGGCTAAAGGGCAAGCCACGACTCAATAAGATCCGATTTAGGACTCAGATTATCCATAACAACCTGTCCTCTGGAGACGCTTATGAGCAAGAGGATAAACCTCTCAAGAGTCCTGCGAGGCTCAGACCAAAATCCAATGTGTTCGGGTGA
- the LOC121400650 gene encoding uncharacterized protein LOC121400650 isoform X1: MGLTFSLAYRICKSTEDPSRFENFATTCPFPGRCRVSYKVAWNTKSVQPGFDDFNNPAAEQWTEGAAATDSCSVGRVQDQVWSDEQRYITRVREEDRKTTTGATTGQTPQVSQRYTRLRNWGSVYMEGQQTRLPSAVSFLCLYITKVGDTLHRLRGLVARFIPRLCGRFFRAGSPRRPGRTRRGKRKRNIQKIESGSAISQMNSFALDELRDRFFSAHKVRQFVLTFAEKL; encoded by the exons ATGGGCCTTACATTCAGCCTCGCTTACAGAATATGTAAGAGCACAGAGGATCCCTCGAGGTTTGAGAATTTCGCTACAACCTGCCCTTTTCCGGGGCGATGCAGAGTTTCTTACAAAGTGGCGTGGAATACTAAATCGGTGCAGCCTGGATTTGATGACTTTAACAATCCAGCAGCTGAACAATGGACAGAAGGAGCTGCAGCAACAGATTCATGCAGCGTCGGAAGAGTACAAGATCAAGTTTGGAGCGACGAACAACGATACATTACAAGAGTTAGAGAGGAAGATCGAAAAACTACAACAGGAGCTACTACAGGGCAAACTCCGCAAGTTTCGCAGAGATACACGCGACTACGAAACTGGGGAAGTGTATACATGGAAGGACAACAGACGCGCTTACCGTCAGCGGTTTCATTCCTCTGCCTCTACATCACGAAAGTCGGAGACACACTCCACAGACTCAGAGGCCTCGTCGCCCGTTTCATCCCAAGGCTCTGCGGTCGCTTTTTTAGGGCAGGGTCGCCAAGGAGGCCAGGAAGGACAAGGAGGGGCAAGAGGAAGAGGAACATACAGAAAATCGAGAGCGGGTCGGCCATATCGCAG ATGAACAGCTTTGCCTTGGATGAACTCAGGGATAGATTTTTCTCTGCACATAAGGTTAGACAGTTTGTTCTTACGTTTGCTGAAAAGTTATAA